The Nicotiana tabacum cultivar K326 chromosome 5, ASM71507v2, whole genome shotgun sequence sequence TTTGAAACATGGAGGTTAAAATACATGGTTCGACTGCCACCATAGATTCTTGCCAATGAATCATGAATTTAGGCGAAATACAAGTGCATTTATGAAGAACCAAACTGATTTTGAGGAGCCATCGGCCTACTTGTGTTCAGAAGAAATTTAGAACAAAGTAAGGGATCTGCCTAAAGTAACAGAGTCTCCACCATCTAAGATACCAGGTTATGGTGTCACACAAAACTGGACTAACAGAGCATATTTTGGGAATTACCTTATTGGAAGCACAATCTTCTTCGGCATATCTGGACGTCATGCATATCGAGAAGAATTTTTTTGATAACTTGTTTAACACTGTTATGGATGTTACTAACAAGACCAAAGATAACTTGAAGTCCAGGATGGACATAAAGGAATATTGTAGGGGAAGTGAGTTGCACCTAACATACTTTAACAACAAGATTCAGAAGCTCAAAGCCAGTTATACATTCACCTTGGATGAGAGAAGAGAGATTTGTAGTTGGGTTAACAATTTGAGAATGCTTGATGGGTACGCATCAAATTTATCCAGGTGTGTTGACATGAAATAAGGGAAGTTGGAGTCAATGAAAAGCCACGATTGTCATATTTTCATGGAAGCCTGGATGCCTATGCATTCAATGCATTGCCTGATCGAATATGGAAACAGATTacaaagataattttttttaaggaTTTGTGTTCTAGCACATTGAGGGTGGAGAACTTAATTTATACGAAAAGTAATATTATCTTAACTTTAAACAAGCTGGAAaaaaattttccttttattttttttgatataATGGTACATCTTCCAATTCACCTTGCACAAGAGGCATGGCTTGGAGGGCCAGTACACTGTAGATGGATGTATCCCCTTTGAGAGGTAATGAAATTTAATCATTTACCTTTGTATTTGCTTTAAAGATTGTTTTGTCTAAAAATAATACTCTGCTGGACTATTTGCAAATGTAAACAGACTGTAAAAAATAGATCAAGAATTGAAGGTTCGATATGCGAGGCATATACGACTAAAGAAACATCTTATTTCTGTTCATACTATTTTGAACATGATGTGCCATGTTTGAGAAATAGACTGAATCGGCATGACGATTGAGGCGAAATCGATCCTTTGACACTACCCTTTACCATTTTTAATCAATCAGGTAAAGGAGGTCCAAAAAATAGTCCAAAGCGAAGGTTGTCTGAGATGGAGCTAAAGTCAGCTACAACACATGTATTTTTGAATTGTCCTGAGGTTTAACCTTATTATAGGTAAGTATATATTCGTATATATTACAGATTTTTATATTAGATCTACCACTGATTTAActaataaatattataatgacaGTTACTTTGTAGGTACATATGGGCAAGATGTTGTTTATCCCAAGTTTTCAGAGtggtttaaagaatttgcaaGTATTACTTATTATTTAACATGATTTTTATTATATGTAAATTAATTATAtggttttttaaaattttaaattatatttaattatatatataggtTCATGATCCAGCTAATGGCATTAATGACCCATTTTCATTTCAGGAAGATTATCATAAAATGGTAGAAGAATGACAACAAACTCAGTATCCTTCAACTCAACTAACACCTGATGATATGACTTCATTGTGGACAGAGGCAGTGGCTGGAGTAAATAAAGACAGAGCCTACGAACTTGGAGTACGTCACCTACAGGTAATCCAAACCCACTCTTAgccaattcttcttcttctcaaaatcaaGAATAGATGGAAGATATAAGAAAGGAAATTCGTGATTTGAAGCAACAATTGGACTCCCAATTCGGAACATTTGTTAAAATGCATAAATTCATGAGAAAACATGGGCAAGATCTatctgatgatgaggatgaacaaACTGAATCTGATGTGTAGTAGTTTAGGTGTGGTATTTTGGTTGATTGGTAAACTTGATTGTGAGAGACaactttatgttttatttttaaacttgaatgtgggcTACCATTTGGATGTTTTTATTCCCAAAATTGTTGGTTTAATGGTTGATATTGTTGGTTTAAGTTGTGTTAATAGTTGGTATTGTTGATGTAGATTATGTTAATGGTTGGTGTTGTTGGCGTTATTGTATTGTACTACTTTGATAGGTGGTGTAGCTCAAAATTGGGTAGAATTCTGCCCAGTTTTACAGAAAATTCTGATTGATTTCCGATAGAAACAGTCGGACAGCTTCCCAGATTTTACCAAAAATTCCCAGATTTCCGATTGATTCGAtcggatttttttaaaaaaaaataatatttaacagTTTTCGACGAACTCCATtggaaattaataaaatttatttttaattattaatttccGACCGATCAGtcggaaattatatatttatattatttaattttaaatagataattattttatttataatattacgACTGATTCAGTCGGTAAATTCCGACCACTTTGGTCAgaaatttgaaaatatttggtCATTTGCCCTTTTGAACGTTCCAATTATTTTGGTCGGAAATCACCGACGGATTCGATCGAAAATTATTTTCCGACTGACCAATTTTAGTCAGAAAGTAGTCGGAAATTCGTAATTTCTGATCGATTTCCTATAGTTTTGGCGGTCGAAATTCTGCCATTTTCTAGTAGTGATTATAAATCgagcttctggaaaatatactttagcaGATACATAATTCTCTGCTTGCGCTCATTTTTTTAACTCCTCCACACATCCTTAGATCACCAAATGAGTCATGATAAATGCACAAGTATCAATAATAACTACTGGTGGAATATAATACAAAAGTTGCACCAAAACTTGTAGACATTTTTAGAATGTAAATCACTCCATGGAAATCATTTGTATTTATAACAATCATGAATATAACTTACACATATTTCTTTTGCCTTCTCATTCACATATGATCCATTATTTTTCTTCACCACCCGTTACTTATGACGGACCTACATCAACCCCATCATGCCTTAGGCTCCCAAATGCTTCATTGATCAAAAATTCTATAGGATTTTCAGGAGGTAATGTATCTTGTATATCTTCAATATTTATAGAATTAGACAGTACATTTCTTTCACCATGAATACTCCAAGTGACATAATTTTGAGGGAATGGTTTGCAAATCAAATGATCGAGCACTACATCTGTAGTCTTCCACTTTGCGAATCCACATTTAGGATAAGGACATTTTATATATCTCCTACAACAACATTAATTAGCAAATGCAAAATCTAAAAACTGATTTAAAACAAACAAATATTCAGTTGTGTTCCTTGACTTTCTAATCCAAGATTTAACCGTAAGAAAGTGTTAACTTTCAAGTGTAGCTGATGAACCTTTTagaatataaaaagaaaatatcagtTCTCTATTATTAAACTACAGAATATTAAGTATAAAGCAATAAATACATATAACAAAAGCCATTTATAATCATAAATACTACCAAACTTAAAAATCCCAAATTTGCATAGTCATAATCAGCGGCGGATCCAGGATTCGAAGGTTGCGGGTGCCAACATGTTATGCATACAGTATTCATGTCACTAGCTACAAAGACATATTAGGAATAATAGATCGGTTCTGTTAGTTTTTTGTTAATTTAAATAGACCTTTCATTCACAAAGCAAATAAGTTcgattttagtttaattttttaaaataaaaatgcaaaagaaaaataacatttcatgaaagagTGCCTCCAATATAAAAACTTGCTTAAAGAGTAACTTAACTACTATATATTCTTTGTTTGACTAGCTTAATTTACTTGTGTTGTTCTTGAATTGATTTTAATTGTTGATTTATATGataattattttcaaagaaaaacctTCAACATTCAACCTATGATATTCGACTCAAAACGACTATCAATTTTCAAAACCAAATAGAAGATATTGTTCAAATTGTACTCTAATATATACATTAATATCGTTTtactaaaaagaaagaaattataCGCTAATTAAAATCAATTCAAATTACCTATTGAAAATAATTGCTCATAAAGTAAGGTATAATGATAGAAATAAAATGAGGActtaaagttaaaaaaaatgaagaagagagatTTAGCAAATGAAAGGAAGCAAAGGAGGGCAAGAACCGATAAAGAAGGAATTTTCAGTCCAACTGAAAAGAAGGAAACCTtaataagaagaaaaataggaaaaagaactGAGATGGTCCAACGACATCCTTCAAAATGGACATTGAACCAATGGCACCCGCGTCCACTTTGTGAATTTTGGGTGCCACTCTATCAATATATACGTTTATTCACAAAGATACTATGTACATAGCAAGAATTTTAGTGAAGCGAGCGGGTGGCGTGGCGTGGCACCCCTACCTCATAAGGTAGATCCGCCCCTGATCATAATCATATGTCCCAACAATAATAAGTAGATTCAAAGAGATGGAAGTCAACAAACTATAAGCAATATGATATAAATTCACTGTAAGTTATCAAAAAGGAAACaatttattcaaaaatatttgtCGCAAAGCATCTATTTATTATACCGACAAAGCCACTAGACTAGGCTAATTTCAGCACGTTTTCATTTACGAAAAAACAAAACCTCTTTTATTTATGGTAATTGCTCCCATGGGCCATGTCTTTGCACTTAAACGTGTATGGATAATTAATGAAGGTGAAAAATTAAGGATTTCATTTATAAAATTGACCACTGTAAATTTCAGTGTAAATTTTCTTATTATCAGAGTATATAagtgatatatatataatctattaagtaatatatatatatatatatatatatatatatatgaaaatagtAGGTAATAATATTACTATAATACAGATAAAAAAGAAAGAGACATCGATATATTAGAGACATCTTCTCCATTTACCATGAAATACAAGAACTCTCTCTCCTTTCCTCTCCTTCCTAAGTTCTTTGTGAAAAATTCTTGAGCAAAAAAAAAACATCTTTTACGATgtattgaaacaatcttctacaACTCAAGTACGCAGAATTTTAGACTGTGAATCTTTAgggtttaattgtgtttataatatGTGATTACATATTATTGATAATTAAACCAAAAAACTATAGTGAATTTTGAGAACTTTgtgttcttcttccttttcttcaaTAGCTCCAAAGGTTTTCAATATATGAGGGATCTCCTCTTGAATATTCTTCCCATGTTGAGGAGTTTATTCTTGGAGGGCTCATCATCATTGCCTCCGCCATATCAACAAGCAAATTAGGCATATAAAATACATCATCCTCATCTACATATTTCTCTCCtataaaaaaaatggaagaagatgTTAATCGAAATAAGCAGGTGTCATACGAAAATTAACAAAGTAAATCTTGAACAACGATAAATCATATAactaaaaagataaaattatttaacgtggttcggtcaattgaccttCATCCGCgtgcggagatgagcaatccactatataaaaagagtacaaaatattgagaaaataatttcacaaAGAGGCAAATACAAGTGGTAGAATAACATACTTGCCCCAAAAATTCTTTTCCTAAACAATACTCTCAAACCTATTATCGCTACATTATGGATGTTACTAAATGAGAAGGAAGGATCTTTAATTTATAGAAATCAAAATCTTTTCCTCAAAAAAAAAGGTTAGATTTTCCTTTTCGTAATAGAAAAAATCAATTATTGTAAATATGTTGCCCTTCATTCAAGAGATAAGAAAGTAAGAAAATTAGGACAAACTCCTAATAGAAGATTCATATTgtctttaaatatatatatatatatatatatatatatatatatatatatattattactattatatggatcggggttgcccacATGGATATTCAATTGAATCCCCTTCATTACATGTAGCTCCGACTGAATCCCCTTCATTACATGTAGCTCCGCCACTGTTTCCTGATAACTTATCATCATTACCTTGTTGAGCCACCACTATGCCATCTCCGGCTTCTTTCTTCATCAGCGCGGCTGCAATGGCTGCCGCGCTTTGTATATCGGCCGGAGATGGTGAGGGAGGGAGCTGTGGATAGAAATTGACATGACAAGGGAAGTTTAGTACAACATTACTACTTCCTTTTAAAGCTAATGCAGCAACATCATAGGCAGCAGCAGCCATTTCTGGTGTAGGAAATGTTCCTAACCATATTCTTGTAGTTTTACGTGGCTCTCTAATTTCAGACACCCATTTCCCACTTCTACACCGTATTCCTCTATACACAGGATGTTTGGTATTTGTTCTTGGTGACTGTTTGTTTTCAACTACAATGTTTGATAGGTCAGCCATATATATGTGTCGATATGtcggatttaacttatatacactgaCAGCGTAACTTATTTTCGCTCTATCAGTGCACTGAAGTTAAACACCGAGCtatatatatgtgtctacacacAAAGAGGCAAAGccaaaatttaaagtttcaaggtTCGGGAATGTGTTTCTCACTAGCTACTTATACATAAGGGAATATGATATTTGGTATATAATTAAGGGGAAGTtgtaagttatatatatatatatgtttactTTAAAAAAAGTGAAAGCGTGGGCAATTCGTGGTTAAGTTGCTACAAAAAggttttatttgttttcttgtgGCAAAAATGGCACACGTATTTGGAAAGAACTACAGCTTTTATATAATATAATAGCTGTTATCTATTATGCTTAATCCATTTTATTGCTGGCAATAATATTTTCCCAAACAATTTAATATGAAAGTGGGAGTACTTTTTATTCAAATGGGGGGAAAAGTTGTGTTTTGTAACCAGATGATCTAATGGTATGGAGATTTTTCTTATGGTCgacgttattattattattattttgctatAATATTGTCAATTTGCAAATAAATTATATCAAATGGAGGTGCTAATGCTGTTGGTTTTTTTAAATTCTTCTACTCTTTGGAAATATAGAAACTTGGATTAGTCCACTAGAATAGCTTTGGTTCTTTAGGTAAAAGAATTATACTAGAAAAGGATATTGCAAAATCTTTTGCTATTTGGTAGTATAGGTGTTTCATTGAACCTTTGCTCACCCTATATCCTTAGGGTCGTTTTGTATGATCGATAAGCAAAATTAATTTTAGAATAAAAAATTTAGTACCGTCTTATCCTTTATTTGGTTATTAATCTTAAGATAAGTTATTTCAGTAATAAAAATAGTATCAAGATAACTTATACATATTAAAAGGTGGAATAATAATTCcagaataaagcagtaaaattgacaatctcaggcttaatacaacataccaaacagtcaATAAGAAATAATACCAGGATAAGGCCTTCTTGTATCTTCTCCCTAATAAAGTGACCGTCGATTTCTATGTGCTTGTTCGTTCATGATATATAGGATTCGCAGCAATTTGAAGTGATGCCTTGCTATCACAATATAGTTTAACAAGCAAATTCTGCTTCACCTTCAGTTCCTCACACATTCCAATGAGCCAAACCATTTCTGCAATTGCGTTGGCCATACTTCTATATTCAGCCTCTGCTGAACTTCTTGACATTGTACTTTGCTTATTTGATTTCCAAGAAATCAAGGAGTCTCCCAGCTTGACTACGAAGCCACTAACTGACCTTCTTGTCATGGGACAAGTGGCACAGTTTGCATCACAGTAAACTATAAGTTGTGAGGAAGGCTTAGAAGATAACAAGATGCCCAAACCACGTGCAttcttcaaatacttcaccaCCCTTAGAGCCCTTTTCATATGTGATCTCTTTGGTCCATACATAAATTGACTCAGGTTTTGCATTGTGTAACTTATATCTGGTTGAGTCATTGTTAGGTAGAGCAGCTTCCCTACCAGTTCTTGATAATAAGTGGGATCAGACAACAAATCACTAGCATTGCCATCATCTTATAGTTGTGATCAAGTTTTGCACAGGTGAACCTTTGATTGACCTCCACAGATGTGCCAGCAGGCTTGGAACCAGCCAATCCTAGGTCTGCAATAAGGTCCAGTGCAAACTTTCTTTGACATACTAGTATTCCATCTGTGCTCCTTGCAATTTCAAGAATAAGGAAGTATCTCATCTCCCCAGATCCTTGATCTTGAAATACAGATGGAGAATGAGCTTAGATGCATAAATGAGAGAAGGAGAAGAACCTGTGAAGAGGACGTTATCCACATAAACCAGGAGAGAAGTGTCTCACAAAGCTTGAGATTCCATTATCGAGAGGCTTGTTTCAAGCCATACAGAGACTTCTGTAGCATGCATACTCTCCTACACTCCCTATTTCCTAGAAGACCAAGAGGTGGAACCATGTAAACATCCTCCACAAGATCACCCTAGAGGAATGCATTGAATTCACCCGTTTGATGCAACCTCCAACCATGCATTGCAGCCAAGGATAAGACAGACCTTGCAATGACTATTTTAACCGCTGGAGAAAAAGTCTCTTGGTAATCCAACCCCTCCTGGTGAGTATACCCCTTCGATAACAAACAAGCTTTGTATTTATTCATCTCTCCTTTAATATTGTATTTGACTTTGAATATCCATTTACAACTAATGGCCCTCTTGTCAGGAGATAGATCAACCGCTGCCAAGTGTACTTGTCTTGAAGGGCCTGCAGTTCTTGTTGCATAGCTGCTACCTAATGTGGATCATGAAGAGCTTCTTCATATGTATCAAGCTCCCTCAAGATGAGATGTTGCACACAACTTTGTAATAGTGCTCTGAAAGTGAAGCATATGACATATATGCTGATAAAGGATAAGTTATGCCCACTACATCATGTGATAAAGGCTAGGATCCCTTATGAACATAGTCACTAAGCCAACTAGGAGGCTGGGAGGTTCTGCATGACTTTCTTGTGCTTGTAATCTCGTAAGAACCGGGAGAAACGGTAACATTTGGTACATTATCACAAGGAGCCCCACTAAGAGTGAGAAAGTCAATACCAGTAGCAAGGACCGATATAGCAATAGCATTCTAAGAGACAACAGCTGCAGAGTCTCCTAAATTCAAGGAAAGAGGAATAGAAGGACTGGAGGGGACTGACTCAGCTGCAGATGAAGGCTCCAATGGAGCTGCATCAATAGTAGTTTCAAGAACAAAGGGATCATGAAAACCACCCCAATACTCCACAAGATCAGGAGGTCTAAGTTGATAGCAGGAGGACCTGAAGGGAAACATATATTCTCTAAAGGAAATATCCCTACTGACAAAGAATAATTTATTAGCTAAGTTATACAGCCTATAGCCTTTCTGAGTGGTAGAGTATCCTATGTGCACTATTAGGATTGGGATTGCTCCAAATTTTTCACTTTTGGCACCCAAACTTCTGGCATAACATAAGCACTCCAGTACCCCTAGGTGTTGTAGATGAGGACCTCTCCCATAGAATGCCTTAAACGGTGACTTTCATGCCAAAACAGTGGATGAAATCCTATTAATTAGATAAGCAGTATTCTCAACACATAATCCCCAAAAAGTTAGAGGAATGCAACCCTGAAACCTGATAGCTCTTGCTACTTCAAGAAGTTTTCCGTGCTTTCGTCAACAACTCTATTCTACTGTGGAGTATGAACACATGAACTTTGATGTACAATTCCTGCACTATTGAACAATTctgtacaatgtgagttaaataacCTTGTACCATTATCACTTCTGAAAACCTTGATTGAATTATCAAACTATATCTTTATTAATGAAAAAAACCTCTCAATACAACTGAGACATCACTCTTCAACTTTAACAGGAAAACCCTGACTATTCTACTACAATCATCCACAACTGTAAGAATGAATCTATTACCACTATGTGTAGGCACTTTGTAGGGACCCGTACATCACCATGAACTAGCTCAAATAGTTTAGTAGTTCTACTAGTACTTTGAGGAAAAGGAAGCCTAGTTTGCTTAGCTAGAGCACATATAGAACAAGTTCTGTCAGTATCTGTCTTGGCATCCTTACAAATGTTCAGTTGTTGTAGTATTCTATGAGGAACATGCCCCAACCTCTTATGCCACAATGTTGCACATTGAGTCATGGTAGCATCCAATGATTATGGTATCTTATTCTCTATGTTGTTCCTCCAATAGTACAAGTCATTGTGCATTCTACCAGTCCCCTTCACCTCTCCAGTGTAAAGGTCCTGCATCAGGATAGAAAGACATGAAACACTGCAATTCTCTAGTTAGCTTAGCCACTAACAATAAGTTAAATTTGAAGTCTGGTACACACAACACATCACTGATGTCACCTTATGCCAATCTACATTTACCAATATGACTAATAGGCAATTGTTTTCCATCAGGTAAATGCACTAGTGAGCCTTGTTTAGCATAGTCATTCAAATCAAATAACATTTCAGGAGTAGATATCATATGATCTGTTGCTTTTGTATCTACTATCCAACTGTGTCCAGTTTTACTAGCCAGAAAAGAACAAATAGTACCTGCCATATTGGCTGATGTTTCTGGAACATTATCTTTGTTGAGTATTTTGTAAAATTTGACTATATTGTTCTGGAGTAAATGTAACAGTGGCATCACTTGTAGATCCCTGAGATTTTGCCCCTTGCATCCGTACAGGGATTTGAGTCCCTTGCCTTTGCACTTGCATATGGTTGTTGTTCCTATGTGTTGTGCCTGCATAAAGATTCCCAAAAGCTGCAGTCATACCGGTTTGCCCTACACTGCAGTTTCCTCTAGCTTGAGCTGTGAATCCTTCATGTTGTGTGGCATGCACTTTTTGATGAGAATTACCAGCAACTGTTCCTTGGTGACCAATAGGTCCTCCTTGGTAACCAGTAGGTGCTCCTTGTGTTCTTTTGCCTTTAAAGTTTGTCGGATAACCAATGAGCTGGTAACAGTTTTCTTTACTATGTCCTTTCATCTTGCAATGTTCAGATATACTGTAATTCCTTTTTTCTTATGGATTGAACCTCATTTTACTGTTGAGCTCTATGATGTAATGTCATTTCCTTCAGCTATTGAGTTTAGCCAAGTGTGGGATAAGGTTCCTGGTATGCTCCTTTGACTTTTGTCCTCAATAATAAGAGCATAAGCCTGATTCAAAGTAGGTTCTACGGATTTCATTAGAATCTGCATTCTAGCTTGAGCATAGGAATCATTCAGTCCACTTAGAGATTGTAATAGCCTCTGCTGCTAAAGTTGATCTGCATACTCCTTCAAATTTGTTGAGGGTACTCAGCCCAGAGCTATTTGAATTTCATAAAATAGATGGACATTGAATCTCTTCCTTGGGAAATTATAGCAATTTATTTTTGTAGTTAAAAGATCCTCATTCTATCCACCTTATCAAACCTCTCCTTTAGATCTCCCATAATAGGTAAGCATTAAAGGCATACACGATTTCACTAAGTAAATCTGGAGATACTGTGTTGATAATCCACGAGAGCACAATCGCATTACAAGTCTCCCAGTCTTCATATAGC is a genomic window containing:
- the LOC107795292 gene encoding ethylene-responsive transcription factor ERF027-like, whose translation is MADLSNIVVENKQSPRTNTKHPVYRGIRCRSGKWVSEIREPRKTTRIWLGTFPTPEMAAAAYDVAALALKGSSNVVLNFPCHVNFYPQLPPSPSPADIQSAAAIAAALMKKEAGDGIVVAQQGNDDKLSGNSGGATCNEGDSVGATCNEGDSIEYPFSYDTCLFRLTSSSIFFIGEKYVDEDDVFYMPNLLVDMAEAMMMSPPRINSSTWEEYSRGDPSYIENLWSY